A genome region from Trichoderma asperellum chromosome 7, complete sequence includes the following:
- a CDS encoding uncharacterized protein (EggNog:ENOG41~TransMembrane:1 (i21-40o)~CAZy:CE1) — translation MQKFMPQISVRGLPSQRLANLYVSMLSCGNLALILIAASLQGAVASLSSGCGKAVGTGSGTKSTTVNGKTRQYILQLPANYNASTGYKLIFGYHWRGGTMNDVAPGYYGLRDLARETAIFVAPQGLNNGWANSGGEDLTFTDQMIDYITSNTCVDEDQVFSTGWSYGGAMTFELACSRPNVFKAVAVIAGAQLSGCDGGTTPIPYLGIHGVVDSVLPISLGRGLRDKFLQLNGCASKNTPEPAGGSGTHVKTTYDCRPGFPVWWIAHSGDHVPDPKDAGQSQSWAPGETWSFFTQPGLKGQSGTGGGSSSSSSSVPTTSITTSSTIPTTTTVGGGCSVRYSQCGGIGWSGPTCCQIGTMCNYLNDWYSQCL, via the exons ATGCAAAAGTTCATGCCTCAGATCTCTGTCCGTGGGCTACCTTCTCAGCGACTCGCCAACTTATATGTCAGCATGCTCTCTTGCGGAAACCTTGCCCTAATCCTCATTGCTGCCAGCTTGCAGGGGGCTGTGGCTTCCCTCTCATCGGGCTGCGGCAAAGCTGTAGGCACCGGCAGTGGCACCAAATCCACGACAGTAAACGGCAAGACGCGGCAGTACATCCTGCAGCTTCCGGCCAATTACAATGCCAGCACCGGTTACAAGCTCATTTTTGGGTACCACTGGCGTGGTGGAACTATGAATGATGTCGCCCCCGGCTACTATGGCCTGCGGGATTTAGCACGGGAGACAGCTATCTTCGTCGCACCACAGGGCCTGAACAACGGCTGGGCCAATAGCGGAGGAGAAGACCTCACATTCACCGACCAGATGatagattatataacttCCAACACCTGTGTCGATGAAGACCAGGTCTTTTCCACGGGGTGGAGTTATGGAGGCGCTATGACCTTCGAGCTAGCTTGCTCCCGTCCAA ATGTCTTCAAGGCAGTAGCCGTTATCGCTGGGGCTCAGCTCAGCGGATGCGACGGAGGTACCACGCCAATCCCGTACCTCGGCATCCACGGCGTGGTCGACAGCGTTCTCCCCATCAGTCTTGGCCGAGGTCTGCGCGACAAGTTTCTTCAGCTTAACGGCTGTGCTTCAAAGAACACTCCCGAGCCCGCCGGCGGCTCCGGCACGCACGTCAAGACAACGTACGACTGCAGACCCGGCTTCCCAGTCTGGTGGATTGCTCATTCTGGTGATCATGTCCCAGACCCCAAAGACGCCGGCCAGAGCCAATCGTGGGCACCCGGAGAAACTTGGAGTTTCTTCACCCAGCCGGGCTTGAAAGGGCAGAGCGGCActggcggtggcagcagcagcagcagcagcagtgtaCCGACAACGTCCATCACAACTTCCTCCACTATTCCAACTACAACAAcggttggtggtggctgcTCTGTCAGATACAGCCAATGTGGCGGTATTGGATGGTCAGGGCCAACATGTTGCCAGATAGGAACCATGTGTAACTACTTGAATGATTGGTATTCCCAGTGTCTTTAG
- a CDS encoding uncharacterized protein (TransMembrane:1 (i40-60o)~EggNog:ENOG41), with amino-acid sequence MRLTTLTRAISDTMYQWVRRHHGLDFQILKSSVALGFRKLSRVTMLFIVLSLSLIVFMSYTKATFNVPHTLEHLQGNQTLETGQHLSTQTVQVKHVSSQILSPLPESTAEPDNVQLDVMTKGLKPTLTPESAIAEIAEPTPSPESIKHVDPIDSHSSKLEIPQEQQRDRRFALVIPATSPSPDLCKTIVTALALGYPSPIIINWGVDYHTITKWEGGQNLPKIPGFVKYLDAAMHPEAHPDEKLEEDDLVLMVDAYDVWFQLPADILLRRYHEINKRANIRLQQQWGRDEPIPMRQTIVAASGKNCHPQPDSGSNMHCERLPDSPLRADLYGPNTEKDATKHRDHRPKYINGGVYIGPAGDMRRLFRRAAQKMEAGLSQGIHLFSEQGIPGEVLGEQEIWRQWQRAMKEVVYDNDAKFLMDRDFEYHFGLDYSQELSIQTFWTDTDHGLFDGAFVLLNNQSAIDAHSEALGISPVRLKGVPEDVKSAKNPLTDVIESPDWGEMELYADFFTESVPAIVHHNGFKERRTSWWDKPWFHQHLRKLLAIHLAPRRTEAPLATVEIEDGGVKYWAATAEKLDRRPRLMGDSAQAPLKKIGFQDICQYADDSLRQPGDHWWDEVFRDAGGPFS; translated from the coding sequence ATGAGATTAACGACCCTGACCCGTGCCATATCGGACACAATGTATCAGTGGGTGAGAAGGCATCATGGCTTGGATTTTCAGATACTTAAATCTTCAGTCGCTTTAGGCTTTCGCAAGTTGTCGAGAGTCACCATGCTGTTCATCGTGTTGAGTCTGTCGCTCATCGTTTTTATGTCGTATACAAAGGCAACATTCAATGTCCCTCACACCCTCGAGCATCTACAAGGCAATCAGACATTGGAAACTGGGCAACATCTGAGCACTCAAACTGTCCAAGTCAAACACGTCAGCAGCCAGATTTTGTCTCCTCTTCCAGAGAGCACTGCTGAGCCAGATAATGTGCAGCTTGATGTTATGACAAAAGGTCTCAAGCCAACCCTCACGCCCGAGTCTGCTATTGCAGAAATTGCCGAGCCGACCCCTTCACCTGAATCAATAAAGCATGTGGACCCTATTGATAGCCATAGCTCTAAACTGGAGATACCACAAGAGCAGCAAAGAGACCGCCGCTTCGCTTTGGTAATACCTGCTACGTCGCCGAGCCCGGATCTATGTAAGACAATAGTGACCGCCCTCGCTCTTGGCTATCCAAGCCCGATAATCATCAACTGGGGGGTAGACTATCACACGATAACAAAATGGGAGGGCGGCCAAAACCTCCCTAAGATCCCGGGATTTGTGAAGTATCTCGATGCGGCAATGCATCCGGAAGCCCATCCCGACGAGAAGCTAGAGGAAGACGACCTTGTGCTTATGGTTGATGCCTACGACGTCTGGTTCCAACTCCCCGCGGATATTCTTCTGAGAAGATACCATGAGATCAATAAGAGAGCCAATATCAGACTACAGCAACAGTGGGGCAGAGATGAGCCTATTCCCATGCGACAGACCATCGTTGCAGCGTCGGGGAAAAACTGCCACCCGCAACCGGACTCGGGCTCTAATATGCACTGCGAAAGATTGCCTGATAGCCCATTGAGAGCAGACCTGTACGGTCCAAACACGGAAAAGGATGCAACAAAGCACCGGGATCATCGCCCAAAGTATATCAACGGAGGTGTTTACATTGGCCCCGCCGGTGACATGAGGCGACTGTTTCGCCGTGCCGCACAGAAGATGGAAGCAGGCCTTAGCCAAGGCATCCACTTGTTTAGCGAACAAGGCATTCCTGGAGAAGTGCTTGGTGAGCAAGAGATCTGGCGACAATGGCAGCGAGCCATGAAAGAAGTCGTCTATGACAATGACGCGAAATTTCTAATGGATCGGGACTTTGAGTATCACTTTGGGCTCGACTATAGCCAAGAGCTGTCCATCCAGACCTTTTGGACAGATACTGATCACGGACTATTTGATGGAGCCTTTGTTTTACTAAACAATCAGTCCGCTATTGATGCACACTCCGAGGCATTGGGCATATCCCCTGTGCGGCTCAAAGGTGTTCCAGAGGATGTCAAGTCGGCAAAAAATCCGCTCACCGATGTGATTGAATCACCAGACTggggagagatggagctATATGCCGACTTTTTCACCGAATCTGTTCCTGCCATTGTCCATCACAATGGGTTCAAAGAGAGACGAACCTCTTGGTGGGACAAGCCTTGGTTCCACCAGCACTTGCGGAAACTCCTTGCCATCCACCTGGCACCTAGAAGAACTGAAGCACCATTGGCGACGGTAGAGATTGAGGACGGTGGTGTCAAATACTGGGCTGCGACAGCTGAGAAGTTGGATAGACGTCCACGACTAATGGGTGACTCAGCCCAGGCTCCCTTGAAAAAGATTGGATTCCAGGACATTTGTCAGTATGCGGATGATTCACTTCGTCAGCCGGGCGACCACTGGTGGGATGAAGTGTTTCGCGATGCAGGGGGACCATTCAGTTGA
- a CDS encoding uncharacterized protein (EggNog:ENOG41), protein MTVIARPMTSQSMPRREILVTGGAGFIGSNLVEALLEKGCWKVIVVDNFDDFYSPEAKRANIAVHLHNSNFKLYEIDIREPISLRAVFADNNISAIVHLASRAGVRQSLQHPASYIDTNVTGTLNLLDCARDFGVRKFLFGSSSSVYGLNSKVPFSEEHKTSQPISPYAASKAAAELLCHTYSHLYGIRCICLRFFTVYGPRQRPDLAIYKFAKLICDGKPIPVFGDGTTRRDYTYVDDIIQGVCAAIDYEGSQYEVFNLGESQTIELRELIGLIEKSLGQTAILDRREAQPGDMSITFADVSKANKLLGYKPETKIHNGIPKFVQWFLSQYYCTA, encoded by the coding sequence ATGACAGTCATCGCTCGTCCTATGACCTCACAGTCTATGCCTAGAAGAGAAATACTAGTCACCGGCGGCGCAGGCTTCATTGGGTCAAACCTAGTCGAAGCCCTCTTAGAAAAAGGCTGCTGGAAGGTTATCGTTGTGGACAACTTTGACGACTTTTACTCCCCCGAGGCTAAACGCGCAAACATTGCCGTACATCTTCATAACTCTAACTTCAAATTGTACGAGATTGACATACGGGAGCCCATTTCTCTTCGCGCAGTCTTTGCCGACAACAACATCTCTGCTATTGTGCACCTCGCGTCGCGGGCTGGCGTACGGCAGTCGCTTCAGCACCCAGCTTCATACATCGACACCAATGTCACCGGTACTTTGAACTTGCTTGACTGTGCCAGGGATTTCGGCGTGCGGAAGTTTCTATTCGGATCATCATCAAGCGTATATGGACTCAACTCAAAGGTTCCCTTTTCAGAGGAGCACAAGACGTCTCAGCCAATCTCGCCGTACGCAGCGTCCAAGGCAGCCGCCGAACTCCTTTGTCATACCTATTCCCATCTTTACGGGATTCGCTGCATTTGCCTAAGATTTTTCACTGTCTACGGCCCTCGCCAGCGCCCTGACCTTGCCATTTACAAATTTGCCAAGCTCATTTGTGACGGCAAGCCGATTCCTGTCTTTGGCGACGGGACCACCCGCCGAGACTACACGTATGTAGACGACATCATACAAGGTGTTTGCGCTGCCATCGACTACGAGGGCTCTCAGTACGAGGTTTTTAACCTTGGAGAATCGCAGACCATTGAGCTGCGCGAATTGATTGGCCTGATTGAGAAAAGCCTGGGGCAAACCGCAATTCTCGATAGGCGCGAGGCACAACCAGGTGATATGTCAATCACGTTTGCGGACGTCTCAAAAGCCAACAAGCTACTAGGATATAAGCCCGAAACCAAGATTCACAATGGAATTCCAAAGTTTGTTCAATGGTTCTTGTCGCAATATTATTGTACAGCGTAA